TCATCCCATCCTTCAGGAATCACCGGCCCGATTGAAATGCGATTTTTCATGGATTGAGATTCAGGCATGGCGTCATTTATATGACCAATAATCAATTCATCGCCATCAGCCACAATCGTCATGATATCGGCAGCATTATTCCGGTAAACAATATCTTTTTTGGTCAACAAATGTGTTGCAGGAATAATAACCGCTCCAATCTTATGAAGAGCGATAATGGTAAGCCAGAACTCATATCTGCGTTTGAGGATAACCATTACCTTATCGTCTTTCCCTATTCCAAGGGACTGAAAATAGGAAGCAGTTTTATCGGATAATTCTTTAATGTCTGAAAAAGTAAAACGACGACATTCGTCTTTATCGTTTGTCCACAACAAAGCAAGCTTATCTGGCTGTTCAGCAGCCCAAGCGTCTACTACGTCATAAGCAAAATTGAAGTTTGCAGGAACATTGAGTTTATAATTCTTTTCGAAATCTTCCTGAGAGGTAAACTCTGTCTTTTCTAAAAATCTTTCGAGCATATTTGTATTAATTGTATCATTGATAATCTGTTCATTTGGCAAAACAACTCTTTAAAGAATCATTGCCAAAAATTTCACTGGTTGGCCATCAAGTGCCTTCATTCCGTGAGGACGGTTTGAGTCGAAGTAGATACTGTCGCCTTCATTCAGAATCAGTTCTTTACCATCAATGTCAATCAACATTCGTCCTGAAAGAACCAGATTAAACTCCTGTCCGTCGTGTGAATTGAATGTCATAGGGAAATCTTCGGATTTCGGTTCTACCGTAACAATAAACGGGTCAGCTTTTCTCTCTTTGAAACCGGAAGCAAGCGACTGGTATTTGTATGCTTTGGTGCGTTCAATTGAAACGCCTTTCCCTGCCCGGGTAAGAAAATAAGAACTCATCTTTGGTTCCTCACCAAACATCAGCGCATCCAGCGCGACACCGCACTTACGGGCAACCTTTTGAAGCATACTGACAGAGATATCTGCTTCGCCACTTTCTACCAATGTGTACTCTTCAGCGGAAATACCACAGATATTGGCCATTTCCTCTATTGTAAGCTCTAGCACTTCACGCAAACCGCGCAAACGTTCTGCAATTTGTTTTATCTGTTCATCCATAATTTTATATAACGGTTATTATCTGCTTGCTTTCATTGCCCGGATAATGGCCGAGCTGAAGCCAGCGTGTTCTAGTTCATTAAGTCCTTTAATTGTAATGCCGCCCGGGGTTGTAACCTTGTCAATCTCCAGTGCCGGATGAGTGTCATTCTGCAAAAGCAGTTCGGCTGCCCCCTTCACCGACTGAGCCACCATCCTTTGAGCATCCTTAGGATAGATTCCCATCTCTACGCCAGCTTCAACCGCAGCATGAATATACTTCAGTACGTATGCAATGCCACAAGAGGTAAGTGATGTTGCAGCACTCATTTGTGATTCGTTAATCAGCATGGCCAGTCCCATTTCCGAAAAAATATCCAGAATTAACTGTTCCTGTTCCTGAGAGGCATTGTATGAAGCAATAAGTGTGGTGCTTTCGAGCAGTGAAATGGCAGTATTGGGAATCACCCGGAAAATTGTTGCAGAT
The Bacteroides sedimenti genome window above contains:
- a CDS encoding helix-turn-helix domain-containing protein translates to MDEQIKQIAERLRGLREVLELTIEEMANICGISAEEYTLVESGEADISVSMLQKVARKCGVALDALMFGEEPKMSSYFLTRAGKGVSIERTKAYKYQSLASGFKERKADPFIVTVEPKSEDFPMTFNSHDGQEFNLVLSGRMLIDIDGKELILNEGDSIYFDSNRPHGMKALDGQPVKFLAMIL
- the proC gene encoding pyrroline-5-carboxylate reductase, whose protein sequence is MKIAILGAGNMGGAIALGLVQGTKVKAENITVSNPTNGKLDVLRDFNASIHVTNSNREAVKDANLIILAVKPWLVKQVLEEIQMDVKKQVLVTVVAGVSFADYGTIIDPSATIFRVIPNTAISLLESTTLIASYNASQEQEQLILDIFSEMGLAMLINESQMSAATSLTSCGIAYVLKYIHAAVEAGVEMGIYPKDAQRMVAQSVKGAAELLLQNDTHPALEIDKVTTPGGITIKGLNELEHAGFSSAIIRAMKASR